The Calypte anna isolate BGI_N300 chromosome 23, bCalAnn1_v1.p, whole genome shotgun sequence genome has a segment encoding these proteins:
- the LOC103530817 gene encoding cbp/p300-interacting transactivator 3 yields the protein MAEHMMMSMSHSGTGLQSYRMGVSGLQGAPQHGQHVLRTLPAGTQMMPYGGSGMDGAMRPRPNLSGQMGHHQMQNVMMFNGPGQQQQYVGPVGTQQLMASMHLQKLNTQYQGHPLAMSNGPMGTAAQQYRVGPSQHPGMQHMPSPALTLNVMDTDLIDEEVLTSLVLELGLDRIQELPELFLGQNEFDFISDFVSKQQPSAISC from the coding sequence CATGGGAGTGAGCGGGCTGCAAGGAGCCCCGCAACACGGGCAGCATGTGCTGAGAACACTGCCTGCAGGCACTCAGATGATGCCCTACGGAGGGTCTGGCATGGATGGTGCAATGAGGCCGAGACCCAACCTCAGCGGACAGATGGGCCACCACCAGATGCAGAATGTGATGATGTTCAATGGGCcgggtcagcagcagcagtacgTGGGGCCGGTGGGCACCCAGCAGCTAATGGCTAGCATGCACCTACAAAAACTCAACACCCAGTACCAGGGGCACCCGTTGGCGATGAGCAACGGGCCCATGGGCACTGCTGCCCAGCAGTACAGAGTGGGGCCAAGCCAGCACCCAGGCATGCAGCATATGCCCTCACCAGCACTGACCTTAAACGTTATGGACACTGATCTCATAGATGAGGAGGTTTTGACATCCCTTGTGCTGGAACTGGGGTTGGACCGGATTCAGGAGCTGCCAGAACTATTCTTGGGACAGAACGAGTTTGACTTCATTTCAGACTTTGTTAGCAAACAGCAACCCAGTGCCATCAGCTGTTAA